In Helianthus annuus cultivar XRQ/B chromosome 8, HanXRQr2.0-SUNRISE, whole genome shotgun sequence, a single genomic region encodes these proteins:
- the LOC110910090 gene encoding two-component response regulator-like APRR3 isoform X1: MRRVGVSTNVPAPKGLAELNHHNRVDLKEGRNGFRFDGQGMSEEDESRINEDVNIIRPNELGQAHAMLHRQRQQPQGPVVQWESFLPLRSLKVLLVENDDSTRHVVNALLRNCGYEVTAVANGLEAWKLLIDLNKQIDLVLTEVVMPYLSGIGLLSKIMNHATRKNIPVIMMSSDDSMGIVFNCLSKGAVDFLVKPIRKNELKNLWQHVWRKCHSSSGSGSGSGSESGIRDHKSTKSRSNQESDDNSDNSDEDDKLNAKGGSDNGSGTQSSWPKKVVEVDSSQANSLWDNVPNPHDVTSAQVARPETSKLEIIEMGKDLEIGVPKSTSFEVEDTNKKMDKFCESNMEKVGDKVDISMQLGCETGASRTEPLNAHKDALKANQLLKNINIEDNYSKESHALELSLKRPRDVEDADASTQERNVLRHSGLSAFSRYNTVSNVNQTPTGNVDSCSPPPADISSEEAKRNNILSNSNGTPNQRSNGSDDLGSTTNNAFTTKPDDNPLPVVVHKHAMQALVPCANNKDAVVKTTVPQRKAPVQVRHHHHHYHHHHHHVHNKTGDGFSRNMGSNFLTGSTEGNALNYGSGSGSNNKSNGENGAIVEGGMIENGVGNGGPTVFNGGDGSGGSGSGVDQERLTQRKVALNKFLQKRKVRCFKKKITNRESKRPLNNGGNLFCLVWWILKVRYQSRKKLAEQRPRVRGQFVKRGVNNEDADS; this comes from the exons ATGAGGAGAGTTGGGGTGAGCACGAATGTTCCAGCACCTAAAGGGTTGGCAGAACTTAACCACCATAACCGGGTTGACTTAAAGGAAGGGAGAAATGGGTTCCGGTTTGACGGGCAAGGGATGTCTGAAGAAGACGAGTCAAGAATTAATGAAGATGTGAATATTATTAGGCCCAATGAGTTGGGCCAGGCCCATGCTATGTTGCATAGGCAACGACAACAACCTCAGGGGCCTGTGGTTCAATGGGAGAGCTTTCTGCCTCTTAGGTCTCTAAAGGTTCTTCTAGTTGAAAATGATGATTCAACCCGTCATGTTGTTAATGCTCTCCTCCGTAATTGCGGCTATGAAG TTACGGCTGTAGCGAATGGTCTAGAAGCAtggaaactgttgattgatctaAACAAGCAAATTGATCTTGTTTTAACCGAGGTAGTTATGCCATATTTATCGGGTATTGGTCTGTTATCCAAGATAATGAACCACGCTACTCGCAAGAATATCCCAGTGATAA TGATGTCATCCGATGACTCAATGGGTATAGTCTTTAATTGTTTATCCAAAGGTGCAGTTGACTTTTTAGTCAAGCCTATTCGAAAGAATGAGCTAAAAAACCTCTGGCAGCATGTATGGAGGAAATGTCACAGT TCAAGCGGTAGTGGTAGTGGGAGTGGGAGTGAGAGCGGCATACGGGACCACAAATCCACTAAATCAAGAAGCAATCAAGAGTCTGATGACAACAGTGACAACAGTGATGAAGATGATAAGTTGAATGCTAAGGGTGGGAGCGACAATGGGAGTGGAACTCAG AGTTCTTGGCCAAAGAAGGTTGTAGAAGTTGATAGCTCCCAAGCAAATTCTTTGTGGGACAACGTACCAAATCCTCATGATGTCACTTCTGCTCAAGTTGCAAGGCCTGAAACATCTAAACTCG AAATCATTGAAATGGGAAAGGACTTGGAGATCGGAGTCCCGAAAAGTACTAGTTTCGAGGTTGAAGACACAAACAAAAAGATGGACAAATTTTGTGAATCAAACATGGAGAAAGTGGGTGATAAGGTTGATATCAGTATGCAACTTGGTTGCGAAACCGGTGCATCTAGAACCGAACCTCTTAATGCTCATAAGGACGCTTTAAAGGCAAACCAGTTGCTTAAAAACATTAATATCGAAGACAATTATTCTAAGGAATCACATGCTCTTGAGCTCAGTTTGAAGCGGCCTAGAGATGTGGAGGATGCTGATGCGAGCACCCAAGAACGTAATGTCTTGCGGCATTCTGGTCTCTCCGCCTTCTCAAG GTACAACACTGTATCAAATGTTAATCAAACTCCAACTGGGAATGTGGACAGTTGCTCACCACCCCCTGCTGATATAAGCTCAGAAGAAGCAAAACGAAATAACATACTATCTAACTCAAATGGGACCCCCAATCAGCGTTCCAACGGCAGTGACGATTTAGGGTCCACCACCAACAATGCTTTCACAACCAAACCAGATGACAACCCACTCCCCGTTGTTGTTCACAAGCATGCCATGCAAGCACTCGTCCCTTGTGCTAATAATAAAGATGCCGTAGTTAAGACCACCGTTCCACAACGAAAGGCGCCGGTTCAAGtccgccaccaccatcaccactaccaccaccatcaccaccatgtCCACAACAAAACTGGCGATGGATTTTCAAGAAACATGGGGTCTAACTTCTTGACTGGTTCAACAGAAGGAAATGCTCTAAATTATGGTAGTGGATCGGGAAGTAATAATAAGAGCAATGGTGAAAATGGAGCAATTGTTGAAGGTGGTATGATTGAAAACGGTGTCGGTAATGGTGGCCCCACAGTATTTAATGGTGGTGATGGAAGTGGTGGAAGTGGAAGTGGTGTTGATCAAGAACGCTTAACTCAGCGTAAGGTTGCCCTTAATAAATTCCTCCAGAAGAGAAAAGTAAGATGCTTTAAGAAAAAG ATAACCAACCGTGAATCCAAACGGCCGCTTAACAACGGAGgtaatctgttttgtttggtttggtgGATTTTGAAGGTGCGATACCAGAGCAGGAAGAAGCTAGCAGAACAGAGACCACGAGTTCGTGGACAATTTGTTAAACGTGGGGTCAACAATGAGGATGCAGATTCGTAA
- the LOC110910090 gene encoding two-component response regulator-like APRR3 isoform X2 — protein sequence MRRVGVSTNVPAPKGLAELNHHNRVDLKEGRNGFRFDGQGMSEEDESRINEDVNIIRPNELGQAHAMLHRQRQQPQGPVVQWESFLPLRSLKVLLVENDDSTRHVVNALLRNCGYEVTAVANGLEAWKLLIDLNKQIDLVLTEVVMPYLSGIGLLSKIMNHATRKNIPVIMMSSDDSMGIVFNCLSKGAVDFLVKPIRKNELKNLWQHVWRKCHSSSGSGSGSGSESGIRDHKSTKSRSNQESDDNSDNSDEDDKLNAKGGSDNGSGTQSSWPKKVVEVDSSQANSLWDNVPNPHDVTSAQVARPETSKLEIIEMGKDLEIGVPKSTSFEVEDTNKKMDKFCESNMEKVGDKVDISMQLGCETGASRTEPLNAHKDALKANQLLKNINIEDNYSKESHALELSLKRPRDVEDADASTQERNVLRHSGLSAFSRYNTVSNVNQTPTGNVDSCSPPPADISSEEAKRNNILSNSNGTPNQRSNGSDDLGSTTNNAFTTKPDDNPLPVVVHKHAMQALVPCANNKDAVVKTTVPQRKAPVQVRHHHHHYHHHHHHVHNKTGDGFSRNMGSNFLTGSTEGNALNYGSGSGSNNKSNGENGAIVEGGMIENGVGNGGPTVFNGGDGSGGSGSGVDQERLTQRKVALNKFLQKRKVRCFKKKVRYQSRKKLAEQRPRVRGQFVKRGVNNEDADS from the exons ATGAGGAGAGTTGGGGTGAGCACGAATGTTCCAGCACCTAAAGGGTTGGCAGAACTTAACCACCATAACCGGGTTGACTTAAAGGAAGGGAGAAATGGGTTCCGGTTTGACGGGCAAGGGATGTCTGAAGAAGACGAGTCAAGAATTAATGAAGATGTGAATATTATTAGGCCCAATGAGTTGGGCCAGGCCCATGCTATGTTGCATAGGCAACGACAACAACCTCAGGGGCCTGTGGTTCAATGGGAGAGCTTTCTGCCTCTTAGGTCTCTAAAGGTTCTTCTAGTTGAAAATGATGATTCAACCCGTCATGTTGTTAATGCTCTCCTCCGTAATTGCGGCTATGAAG TTACGGCTGTAGCGAATGGTCTAGAAGCAtggaaactgttgattgatctaAACAAGCAAATTGATCTTGTTTTAACCGAGGTAGTTATGCCATATTTATCGGGTATTGGTCTGTTATCCAAGATAATGAACCACGCTACTCGCAAGAATATCCCAGTGATAA TGATGTCATCCGATGACTCAATGGGTATAGTCTTTAATTGTTTATCCAAAGGTGCAGTTGACTTTTTAGTCAAGCCTATTCGAAAGAATGAGCTAAAAAACCTCTGGCAGCATGTATGGAGGAAATGTCACAGT TCAAGCGGTAGTGGTAGTGGGAGTGGGAGTGAGAGCGGCATACGGGACCACAAATCCACTAAATCAAGAAGCAATCAAGAGTCTGATGACAACAGTGACAACAGTGATGAAGATGATAAGTTGAATGCTAAGGGTGGGAGCGACAATGGGAGTGGAACTCAG AGTTCTTGGCCAAAGAAGGTTGTAGAAGTTGATAGCTCCCAAGCAAATTCTTTGTGGGACAACGTACCAAATCCTCATGATGTCACTTCTGCTCAAGTTGCAAGGCCTGAAACATCTAAACTCG AAATCATTGAAATGGGAAAGGACTTGGAGATCGGAGTCCCGAAAAGTACTAGTTTCGAGGTTGAAGACACAAACAAAAAGATGGACAAATTTTGTGAATCAAACATGGAGAAAGTGGGTGATAAGGTTGATATCAGTATGCAACTTGGTTGCGAAACCGGTGCATCTAGAACCGAACCTCTTAATGCTCATAAGGACGCTTTAAAGGCAAACCAGTTGCTTAAAAACATTAATATCGAAGACAATTATTCTAAGGAATCACATGCTCTTGAGCTCAGTTTGAAGCGGCCTAGAGATGTGGAGGATGCTGATGCGAGCACCCAAGAACGTAATGTCTTGCGGCATTCTGGTCTCTCCGCCTTCTCAAG GTACAACACTGTATCAAATGTTAATCAAACTCCAACTGGGAATGTGGACAGTTGCTCACCACCCCCTGCTGATATAAGCTCAGAAGAAGCAAAACGAAATAACATACTATCTAACTCAAATGGGACCCCCAATCAGCGTTCCAACGGCAGTGACGATTTAGGGTCCACCACCAACAATGCTTTCACAACCAAACCAGATGACAACCCACTCCCCGTTGTTGTTCACAAGCATGCCATGCAAGCACTCGTCCCTTGTGCTAATAATAAAGATGCCGTAGTTAAGACCACCGTTCCACAACGAAAGGCGCCGGTTCAAGtccgccaccaccatcaccactaccaccaccatcaccaccatgtCCACAACAAAACTGGCGATGGATTTTCAAGAAACATGGGGTCTAACTTCTTGACTGGTTCAACAGAAGGAAATGCTCTAAATTATGGTAGTGGATCGGGAAGTAATAATAAGAGCAATGGTGAAAATGGAGCAATTGTTGAAGGTGGTATGATTGAAAACGGTGTCGGTAATGGTGGCCCCACAGTATTTAATGGTGGTGATGGAAGTGGTGGAAGTGGAAGTGGTGTTGATCAAGAACGCTTAACTCAGCGTAAGGTTGCCCTTAATAAATTCCTCCAGAAGAGAAAAGTAAGATGCTTTAAGAAAAAG GTGCGATACCAGAGCAGGAAGAAGCTAGCAGAACAGAGACCACGAGTTCGTGGACAATTTGTTAAACGTGGGGTCAACAATGAGGATGCAGATTCGTAA